A window of Juglans regia cultivar Chandler chromosome 7, Walnut 2.0, whole genome shotgun sequence contains these coding sequences:
- the LOC108984507 gene encoding uncharacterized protein LOC108984507 has protein sequence MENETIDSTQDASLWADGFKVILIDMLYEDTLMGSLRGGRITNSDHVRLAERLSAVGPRKFNSDQVKGKLARLKRRQREFTDLMKQTGLGWDPERKAPVASEEHWANALRVRPSWKNFKTMGCAKYEQLCAIFGCSVATGTMHRASTDPAPDSDDERLLDEEMGNRGTPLADDHADPSMDPQVQPRPFSASYASGSHRRQRGGPTQDASIHQQMSETLDAIRRSSDAREKAALESIEYTRLKKRSKGDTSMESSGAFDLQMHCMKLLEEVEPPLPPEQFNKAFDRLLSTKVQRSFVSISDTCRSQWAWSLN, from the exons atgGAGAATGAGACAATCGATTCGACCCAGGATGCAAGTTTATGGGCAGATGGATTCAAGGTTATACTTATAGACATGTTGTACGAAGATACCCTGATGGGTAGCCTGAGGGGAGGGAGGATCACGAACAGTGATCATGTAAGGCTTGCTGAAAGGTTGTCTGCAGTAGGGCCAAGAAAATTTAATTCTGATCAAGTTAAAGGCAAACTAGCTCGTCTCAAACGCAGACAACGGGAATTTACGGATCTTATGAAGCAAACTGGATTGGGGTGGGACCCAGAAAGGAAAGCACCAGTAGCTAGTGAAGAACACTGGGCGAATGCCCTTCGG GTTAGACCATCATGGAAGAATTTCAAGACGATGGGATGCGCAAAGTATGAACAACTTTGTGCAATATTTGGTTGTTCTGTGGCTACTGGTACAATGCATAGGGCTTCGACAGATCCGGCCCCAGACAGTGACGATGAGCGCTTGCTTGATGAAGAGATGGGGAATCGTGGGACACCCCTCGCAGATGATCATGCCGACCCCTCGATGGATCCCCAGGTTCAACCGAGACCATTCTCTGCCTCCTACGCCAGCGGGTCTCATAGACGACAGAGGGGAGGGCCCACCCAAGACGCATCCATTCACCAGCAAATGAGCGAGACCCTCGATGCTATCAGACGCAGTTCCGATGCTAGAGAGAAGGCAGCATTGGAATCGATCGAGTATACAAGGTTGAAGAAGCGCAGTAAAGGCGACACTAGCATGGAGTCATCTGGGGCGTTTGATCTCCAAATGCATTGTATGAAATTGCTTGAAGAAGTTGAACCTCCCCTACCGCCCGAGCAATTTAACAAGGCATTCGACCGATTGTTGAGCACAAAAGTCCAGAGATCGTTTGTGTCAATCTCTGATACTTGCAGAAGTCAGTGGGCTTGGAGTTTGAACTGA
- the LOC108984504 gene encoding caffeic acid 3-O-methyltransferase-like, whose protein sequence is MASHTAPHPSNLDGDQKEEDESFVYAGQLANSLVLPMALQTAIELGVFKILAKSGPGAKLSPSQISTEMPTTNPEAPKMLDRILRMLTSHSVLSCSAGADDAGSFQRLYSLSPVSKHFVPDQDGVSFRPLMALLQDKVFLASWFNKVFNTAMLNHTTMLFKKILESYKGFEPLKQLVDVGGGLGGALHSITSKYPHIKGINFDLPHVVQQAPSYPGVEHVGGDMFKSVPKGDAIFMKGILHDWGDEQCLKLLKNCYTAIPNDGKVIVVEIFLPMMPEVSTYMKRNSQLDVLMMAQHPGGKERTRQEFEALATKAGFKGIKYKCLVYSFQVMEFFK, encoded by the exons ATGGCATCTCATACGGCACCCCACCCAAGCAATCTTGATGGTgaccaaaaagaagaagatgagagctTCGTCTACGCCGGCCAACTGGCAAACTCACTTGTGCTGCCCATGGCCCTGCAAACGGCCATTGAGCTCGGCGTTTTCAAAATCCTGGCTAAATCAGGTCCTGGAGCTAAGCTCTCCCCCTCACAGATTTCAACAGAGATGCCCACCACAAATCCCGAGGCACCCAAGATGCTGGACCGCATACTCAGGATGCTAACCAGCCATTCTGTGCTGAGTTGCTCCGCGGGTGCTGATGATGCTGGGTCTTTTCAGAGGCTCTACTCTCTTTCACCTGTGTCTAAACACTTCGTTCCTGACCAAGACGGAGTCTCCTTCCGCCCTTTGATGGCCCTCCTTCAAGACAAGGTCTTCTTAGCTAGCTG GTTTAATAAGGTTTTTAACACAGCTATGCTCAATCACACTACAATGCTTTTTAAGAAGATCCTTGAGTCCTACAAGGGCTTCGAGCCACTCAAGCAATTGGTCGATGTTGGTGGTGGTCTAGGCGGTGCGCTTCACTCAATTACTTCAAAGTATCCCCACATCAAGGGCATTAATTTCGACTTGCCTCATGTCGTACAACAAGCCCCATCTTATCCAG GTGTGGAACATGTAGGAGGAGATATGTTCAAAAGCGTTCCTAAAGGAGATGCAATCTTCATGAAG GGGATACTTCATGATTGGGGTGATGAACAGTGCTTGAAGCTTCTGAAAAATTGCTATACAGCCATTCCAAATGATGGGAAGGTAATTGTTGTGGAGATATTTCTTCCAATGATGCCCGAGGTTAGCACTTATATGAAGCGCAACTCTCAActtgatgtgcttatgatggcTCAACACCCAGGAGGGAAGGAAAGGACGCGACAAGAATTTGAGGCCTTGGCAACCAAAGCTGGATTTAAAGGCATCAAATACAAATGCCTTGTTTATAGTTTCCAGGTCATGgagttttttaaatag